In one Campylobacter insulaenigrae NCTC 12927 genomic region, the following are encoded:
- the pyk gene encoding pyruvate kinase — protein MLKKTKIVATIGPASENESTIRQMIINGVNVFRLNFSHGTHEYHSKNLNTIRKIALELNARIGILQDISGPKIRTLKIPQTFELKANDRLDFYKDNFEGECVCENHYKVCINHPEILSMLKVGEYIYLCDGSIKTKVTQISENFIQTQVENNGTLSSNKGINFPNTKINIDIITQKDKDDLAWGIKNDVDFIAISFVQNAHDIDEVKKILQENNAKIAIFAKIEKFDAVENIDEIIYSSDGIMVARGDLGIEVPYYKVPNIQKLIIKKANEANKPVITATQMLFSLAKSKTATRAEISDVANAVLDGTDAVMLSEESAVGIDPANAVDIMTQTIIETEKNYPYEKFENFKCFNETDIIAKSNTQLATNLNADAIFTLTSSGSSAIKTARYRPKMDIIAITHSKKALNFLSIVWGVQPAILIEKHENLTELVSNSVKLGIEKGLMQKDGIYTLTAGFPIGVAGSTNLIRILQKEQIEYYLSLAK, from the coding sequence ATGCTTAAAAAAACAAAAATAGTTGCCACAATAGGACCAGCAAGCGAGAATGAATCTACAATTAGACAGATGATAATAAATGGGGTTAATGTATTTCGTTTAAATTTTTCCCACGGAACGCATGAATATCATAGTAAAAATCTAAACACAATTAGGAAGATAGCCCTTGAACTTAATGCTAGAATTGGAATTTTACAAGATATAAGCGGTCCTAAAATTAGGACTTTAAAGATTCCACAAACTTTTGAACTTAAAGCAAACGATAGGCTTGATTTTTATAAAGATAACTTTGAAGGAGAATGTGTATGTGAAAACCATTATAAAGTATGCATTAATCATCCTGAAATTTTATCAATGTTAAAAGTGGGAGAATATATATATTTATGTGATGGCTCCATAAAGACAAAAGTTACTCAAATCAGTGAAAATTTCATACAAACACAAGTTGAAAATAATGGCACACTTAGCTCAAATAAAGGTATTAATTTTCCAAATACTAAAATAAATATTGATATAATCACTCAAAAAGATAAAGATGATCTAGCTTGGGGAATAAAAAATGATGTAGATTTCATCGCTATATCTTTTGTGCAAAATGCTCATGATATTGATGAAGTTAAAAAAATATTACAAGAAAATAATGCGAAAATAGCTATTTTTGCAAAAATAGAAAAATTTGATGCAGTTGAAAATATTGATGAAATTATTTATTCAAGCGATGGAATTATGGTAGCTAGGGGTGATTTAGGTATAGAGGTGCCTTATTATAAAGTTCCAAATATACAAAAACTAATCATAAAAAAAGCTAACGAAGCTAATAAACCAGTTATTACAGCAACTCAAATGCTGTTTTCATTAGCCAAATCAAAAACTGCCACTAGAGCCGAAATTTCAGATGTTGCAAATGCTGTTTTAGATGGTACTGATGCTGTAATGCTCAGTGAAGAAAGTGCTGTTGGTATAGATCCAGCAAATGCTGTAGATATTATGACGCAAACCATTATAGAAACTGAAAAAAATTATCCTTATGAAAAATTTGAAAATTTTAAATGTTTTAATGAAACGGATATTATTGCTAAATCAAACACACAATTAGCTACCAATCTTAATGCAGATGCTATTTTTACTCTAACAAGTAGCGGCTCATCAGCAATTAAAACTGCAAGATATAGACCTAAAATGGATATTATCGCCATCACACATTCAAAAAAAGCTTTAAATTTTTTAAGTATAGTTTGGGGAGTTCAACCAGCAATACTTATAGAAAAGCATGAAAATTTAACTGAGCTTGTTAGTAATTCAGTAAAATTAGGTATAGAAAAAGGATTGATGCAAAAAGATGGTATTTATACACTTACCGCTGGATTTCCTATAGGTGTTGCAGGAAGTACAAATCTTATAAGAATTTTACAAAAAGAACAAATTGAATATTATTTAAGTTTAGCAAAATAG
- a CDS encoding CvpA family protein yields the protein MENFAWFDVFVVGLILILGLKGLISGFIKEVFGLLGIVGGVLVASRYAKEVANIIDKNFYQIQNENLAVFAGFLVLLIVIWIVCLIVGNILSKLFSLSGLGFVDRIGGFLFGGAKIFLIFAILVACISNIEFLRINLSKYTQNSHTFEILKYTGDFIMNTDFTQTNLEKMEDKIKDSNLSLTPEL from the coding sequence ATGGAAAATTTTGCTTGGTTTGATGTTTTTGTAGTAGGATTAATCTTAATTTTAGGTTTAAAAGGCTTAATTAGCGGTTTTATAAAAGAAGTATTTGGTTTACTCGGAATAGTTGGCGGAGTTTTAGTCGCCTCTAGATATGCTAAAGAAGTAGCAAATATTATTGATAAAAATTTTTATCAAATTCAGAACGAAAATTTAGCTGTATTTGCTGGTTTTTTGGTTTTGCTTATTGTAATTTGGATAGTATGTTTAATTGTTGGAAATATTTTATCAAAATTGTTTAGTTTAAGTGGACTCGGATTTGTTGATAGAATTGGTGGCTTTTTATTCGGCGGAGCTAAAATATTTTTAATTTTTGCTATATTAGTTGCATGTATTAGTAATATAGAATTTTTAAGAATAAATTTGAGTAAGTATACTCAAAATAGCCATACTTTTGAAATACTTAAATATACAGGTGATTTTATAATGAATACGGATTTTACACAAACTAATTTAGAAAAAATGGAAGATAAAATTAAAGATTCAAATTTAAGTTTAACACCGGAGTTGTAA
- the gatC gene encoding Asp-tRNA(Asn)/Glu-tRNA(Gln) amidotransferase subunit GatC translates to MQIDDKLLTKLEKLSALKVSEEKRKELEQQLGQIVDFVQKLDELKLDGIEAITSTTTGGTPFREDESCKSSVIEIISKHAPKSQEGFFIVPKIIE, encoded by the coding sequence ATGCAAATAGATGACAAATTATTAACTAAACTTGAAAAACTTAGTGCTTTGAAAGTATCTGAGGAAAAAAGAAAAGAATTAGAACAACAGTTAGGACAAATAGTTGATTTTGTTCAGAAACTAGATGAATTAAAACTTGACGGTATAGAAGCGATTACTAGCACTACTACAGGTGGAACTCCTTTTAGGGAAGATGAAAGTTGCAAGAGCAGTGTGATTGAGATTATCAGCAAGCATGCTCCGAAGTCTCAAGAAGGTTTTTTTATCGTTCCAAAAATTATAGAATAA
- a CDS encoding type III pantothenate kinase: MLLCDIGNTTASFLDNQKFYSMNIEQFLKYEPDQKIFYINVNPNLDQKLENNPLFINLASYFNFDTIYKNLGVDRIAACYTIEDGVVVDAGSAITVDIVSNFIHLGGFILPGIENYKKSFANISSKLRYELNTQVNFDAFPQRTIDALSYGTFKSIYLLIKDCAYDKKLYFTGGDGQFLANFFDYAIYDKFLIFRGMKKVVDENFKL; encoded by the coding sequence ATGCTTTTGTGTGATATTGGAAATACAACTGCGAGTTTTTTAGATAACCAAAAATTTTACTCTATGAATATAGAACAATTTCTAAAATATGAGCCCGATCAAAAAATATTTTATATTAATGTCAATCCTAACTTAGATCAAAAACTAGAAAATAATCCTTTATTTATAAATTTAGCTTCATATTTTAATTTTGATACAATTTATAAAAATTTAGGAGTAGATAGAATCGCTGCGTGTTATACTATAGAAGATGGAGTTGTAGTTGATGCAGGCTCAGCAATCACAGTTGATATAGTTTCCAACTTCATCCATCTTGGAGGTTTTATATTACCAGGTATAGAAAACTACAAAAAATCTTTTGCAAATATCTCATCAAAACTAAGATATGAACTAAATACTCAAGTAAATTTTGATGCTTTTCCGCAAAGAACAATAGATGCTTTAAGCTATGGAACTTTTAAAAGTATTTATTTATTAATCAAAGATTGCGCCTATGACAAAAAACTATATTTTACAGGTGGTGATGGACAATTTTTGGCTAACTTTTTTGATTATGCTATTTATGATAAATTTTTAATATTTAGAGGTATGAAAAAAGTTGTTGATGAAAATTTTAAATTATAA
- a CDS encoding DUF1882 domain-containing protein codes for MITTMDMALIKMVTNHYYIKRNTMVNKYEYKGRIFFDKFEKINAPLTANIIQEHMEKKIIVAHSLINSFDKVENIVFDYNGFNAERFWHRAQLVLREEGFINFTAYKTRTNNHLHLYIHKGHTTFNEACSLGTRLSLLFSQKMPIEWKVFPSLDIPKEFNILTLPYEVYQKERGASWSKHM; via the coding sequence TTGATAACTACAATGGATATGGCTTTAATTAAAATGGTTACAAACCATTATTATATAAAAAGAAATACTATGGTTAATAAATATGAGTATAAAGGCAGAATTTTTTTTGATAAATTTGAAAAAATAAATGCTCCTCTTACTGCAAATATTATACAAGAGCACATGGAAAAGAAAATTATTGTTGCACATTCTTTGATTAATAGCTTTGATAAGGTTGAGAATATTGTGTTTGACTACAATGGTTTTAATGCAGAAAGATTTTGGCATAGAGCTCAATTAGTATTAAGAGAAGAAGGTTTTATTAATTTTACAGCTTATAAAACTAGAACTAATAATCATTTGCATTTGTATATACACAAAGGGCATACTACTTTTAACGAAGCATGTTCTTTAGGAACGAGACTTTCTTTGCTTTTTTCTCAGAAAATGCCAATAGAGTGGAAAGTTTTTCCTAGTTTAGATATACCTAAGGAATTTAATATTTTAACATTGCCTTATGAAGTATATCAAAAAGAACGTGGGGCTTCTTGGTCAAAGCATATGTAA
- a CDS encoding Fur family transcriptional regulator — protein sequence MQIENIEYDVLLERFKKTLKDNGLKYTKQREILLKTLYHSEKHYTPESLYVEIKQNNPELNVGIATVYRTLNLLEDSGMATSISFGASGKKFELANKPHHDHLICKSCGEIVEFENSIIEQQQMLIAKEYNFKLTGHLMQLYGLCPKCNAKKG from the coding sequence ATGCAAATTGAAAATATAGAATACGATGTTTTGCTCGAGCGTTTTAAAAAAACACTTAAAGATAATGGACTAAAATATACAAAACAAAGAGAAATTTTGCTTAAAACTTTATATCACAGTGAAAAGCATTATACTCCTGAAAGTTTGTATGTGGAGATTAAACAAAATAATCCCGAGCTAAATGTTGGTATAGCAACAGTGTACAGAACTTTAAATTTATTGGAAGATTCTGGTATGGCAACTTCTATTTCTTTTGGAGCTTCAGGGAAAAAATTTGAACTTGCAAATAAACCTCACCATGATCATTTGATTTGTAAAAGTTGTGGTGAAATTGTTGAATTTGAAAATTCTATTATCGAACAGCAGCAAATGTTAATCGCAAAAGAATATAATTTTAAATTAACAGGTCATTTGATGCAGCTTTATGGTCTTTGTCCAAAATGTAATGCAAAAAAAGGTTAG
- a CDS encoding FAD-dependent oxidoreductase, which translates to MDQKHFDTIVVGAGISGAAAFYELARYTDIQNIALLEKYSSAATLNSHGTSNSQTIHCGDIETNYTLEKAKKVKKTADMIVKYGILQNAQNKFMYSHQKLALGVGNIECDYMKHRYEEFKDLYPYIKFYTKEEIKKIEPNIVLNEHGNADRTDEVVAMGVEAGAVYTTVDFGLMSQSLIEQACKQGKNTHVAFNQEVVFIEKKDDIFYIKTADFKEYTAKSIIVNAGAHSLFLAHKMKIGLDKSCFPVAGSFYLSKKKILNGKVYMVQNPKLPFAALHGDPDLLANMNTRFGPTALVIPMLERYHGFKSLPEFFKTLNLDMKVVKICLNLFKDSTIRNYILYNYLFEIPYINKKLFIKDAKKIVPSLKVDDIYYAKNFGGVRPQVLDKKTGELMLGEASITEIPGIIFNMTPSPGATSCLGNAQRDARLICQYLGANFNEDLFSTELL; encoded by the coding sequence ATGGATCAAAAACATTTTGATACTATAGTAGTTGGCGCAGGTATATCCGGAGCTGCTGCGTTTTATGAGTTAGCTAGATATACTGATATACAAAATATTGCATTGTTAGAAAAATATTCTAGCGCAGCAACATTAAATAGCCATGGTACTAGTAATTCTCAAACAATTCATTGTGGTGATATAGAAACAAACTATACTTTAGAAAAAGCAAAAAAAGTAAAAAAAACTGCTGATATGATAGTAAAATACGGTATTTTACAAAACGCTCAAAATAAATTTATGTACTCGCACCAAAAATTAGCTCTTGGGGTAGGAAATATTGAGTGTGATTATATGAAACATAGATATGAAGAATTTAAAGATTTATATCCCTATATTAAATTCTACACTAAAGAAGAAATTAAAAAAATTGAACCCAATATCGTATTAAACGAACATGGTAATGCTGATAGAACCGACGAAGTAGTTGCAATGGGAGTTGAAGCTGGTGCAGTTTATACTACAGTTGATTTTGGATTAATGAGTCAAAGTCTCATAGAACAAGCATGTAAACAAGGTAAAAACACCCATGTTGCTTTTAATCAAGAAGTTGTATTTATAGAAAAAAAAGATGATATTTTTTATATAAAAACTGCTGATTTTAAAGAATATACCGCAAAATCTATAATAGTTAATGCTGGAGCACATTCTTTATTTTTAGCTCATAAAATGAAAATAGGATTAGATAAATCTTGTTTTCCGGTAGCAGGTAGCTTTTATTTATCAAAAAAGAAAATTTTAAATGGAAAGGTATACATGGTTCAAAACCCAAAATTACCTTTTGCAGCATTACATGGAGATCCTGATTTGTTAGCAAATATGAATACTCGTTTTGGACCAACAGCATTGGTTATTCCTATGCTTGAACGATATCATGGTTTTAAATCCTTGCCTGAATTTTTCAAAACCCTTAATTTAGACATGAAAGTTGTCAAAATTTGCTTAAATTTATTCAAAGATTCTACTATTAGAAATTATATTCTTTACAACTATTTATTCGAAATTCCTTACATCAATAAAAAACTTTTTATAAAAGATGCAAAGAAAATAGTACCAAGTTTAAAAGTTGATGATATTTATTATGCTAAAAATTTTGGCGGAGTAAGACCTCAAGTATTGGATAAAAAAACAGGTGAATTAATGCTTGGAGAAGCTAGTATCACAGAAATTCCTGGTATTATATTTAATATGACTCCAAGTCCTGGTGCAACAAGTTGTCTTGGTAATGCTCAAAGAGACGCAAGATTGATATGTCAGTATCTTGGTGCAAATTTTAATGAAGATTTATTTTCTACTGAATTGTTGTAA
- a CDS encoding serine hydroxymethyltransferase, whose amino-acid sequence MLEKFDREIFDLTQQELARQCDGLEMIASENFTIPEVMEIMGSILTNKYAEGYPGKRYYGGCEFVDQIESIAIERCKKLFNCNFANVQPNSGSQANQGVYMALLNPGDKILGMDLSHGGHLTHGAKVSSSGKIYESHFYGVELDGRINYDKVREIAKKIKPKLIVCGASAYPRIIDFAKFREIADEVGAYLFADIAHIAGLVVANEHPSPFPHAHVVSSTTHKTLRGPRGGIIMYNDEEIAKKINSAIFPGIQGGPLMHVIAAKAVGFKYNLSNEWKIYARQIIKNTAVLAKVLLDRKYELVSGGTDNHLILLNFLNKNFSGKDADLALENAGITANKNTVPGETRSPFVTSGLRLGTAALSARGFKEEQMEIVANYIADILDDIHDIKLQEEIRIKLKKLASNFIIYERAVF is encoded by the coding sequence ATGTTAGAGAAATTTGATAGAGAAATTTTTGATTTAACACAGCAAGAACTTGCAAGACAGTGTGATGGTCTTGAAATGATTGCAAGTGAAAATTTTACCATTCCAGAAGTTATGGAAATAATGGGTAGTATCCTTACAAATAAATATGCAGAAGGATATCCAGGGAAGAGATATTATGGCGGATGTGAATTCGTTGATCAGATTGAGAGTATTGCTATAGAAAGATGTAAAAAGCTTTTTAATTGTAATTTTGCTAATGTTCAGCCAAATTCTGGATCTCAGGCAAATCAAGGTGTATATATGGCGCTTTTAAATCCTGGAGATAAGATTTTGGGCATGGATTTAAGTCATGGTGGACATTTGACTCATGGTGCAAAAGTTAGTTCTTCTGGTAAAATTTATGAAAGTCATTTTTATGGAGTTGAGCTTGATGGGAGAATCAACTATGATAAAGTAAGAGAGATTGCTAAAAAAATCAAACCTAAACTTATAGTTTGCGGTGCAAGCGCTTATCCTAGAATTATTGATTTTGCTAAATTTAGAGAAATTGCTGATGAAGTTGGAGCGTATTTGTTTGCTGATATCGCTCATATAGCTGGTTTGGTTGTGGCTAATGAACACCCTAGCCCTTTTCCACATGCACATGTGGTTAGTTCTACAACCCATAAAACTTTGAGAGGACCTAGGGGTGGTATTATAATGTATAACGATGAAGAAATTGCTAAAAAAATTAATTCAGCAATTTTTCCTGGTATTCAAGGTGGTCCATTAATGCATGTTATTGCTGCAAAGGCAGTGGGATTTAAATATAATTTGAGTAATGAATGGAAAATTTATGCAAGGCAAATTATTAAAAACACCGCGGTTTTGGCAAAAGTTTTATTAGATAGAAAATATGAATTAGTTAGTGGTGGAACTGATAATCATTTAATCTTGTTGAATTTTTTAAATAAAAATTTTAGTGGTAAAGATGCAGATCTAGCATTAGAAAATGCTGGGATTACAGCAAATAAAAATACCGTTCCTGGAGAAACAAGAAGTCCTTTTGTGACTAGTGGTTTAAGACTTGGTACAGCAGCATTGAGTGCTAGAGGTTTTAAAGAAGAGCAAATGGAAATTGTAGCAAATTATATCGCGGATATTTTAGATGATATACATGATATAAAGTTACAAGAGGAAATTAGAATAAAACTTAAAAAATTAGCTAGTAATTTTATTATTTATGAGAGGGCAGTATTTTGA
- the rfaE1 gene encoding D-glycero-beta-D-manno-heptose-7-phosphate kinase yields MLDYLSSKSPRILVAGDFMIDHYVWCDCTKISPEAPVLVMKNIKEDKRLGGAGNVYTNLQSLGAKVFALGVIGDDENGKILKEKLNGKFFVEKNRKTPLKTRILSHSQQVLRIDDEDDFDTALEVQVIQEFKSIVQDFDAVVLSDYAKGNLSQNICQELIKCANNLNIPILIDPKGNDFSKYKNATLLTPNKKEALEVLKIDTLNKNNLELAIKKIKDDFNLMYSIITLSEEGIALFDDRLRIIPAKALEVYDVTGAGDSVIAMLAFALALKIDIFQACEFANKAAAVVVSKIGSVSVSFDEIKNLEKASFFEKIKTKEELCSLIKDKKVVFSNGCFDILHFGHIKYLEKAKKMGQILVVGLNSDQSVKRLKGQERPINHEFERACMLASLYFVDYVVIFDEDTPYELIQYLKPDILVKGADYKNKEIIGSNLVNKVELIEFEKGFSTSDVIKKIKK; encoded by the coding sequence ATGCTTGATTATTTAAGTTCTAAAAGCCCAAGAATTTTAGTTGCCGGAGATTTTATGATAGATCATTATGTATGGTGTGATTGTACCAAAATTTCTCCTGAAGCTCCAGTATTAGTTATGAAAAATATTAAAGAAGATAAAAGGCTTGGCGGTGCTGGAAATGTGTATACTAATTTACAAAGCTTAGGGGCCAAAGTTTTTGCTCTTGGAGTAATAGGTGATGATGAAAATGGCAAAATTTTAAAAGAAAAATTAAATGGTAAATTTTTTGTAGAAAAAAATAGAAAAACTCCTCTAAAAACAAGAATTTTATCGCATTCTCAACAAGTATTAAGAATTGATGATGAAGATGATTTTGATACTGCATTAGAAGTACAAGTAATTCAAGAATTTAAAAGTATTGTGCAAGATTTTGATGCAGTTGTTTTGAGTGATTATGCTAAAGGAAATTTGAGTCAAAATATTTGCCAAGAATTAATAAAATGTGCAAATAATTTAAATATTCCTATATTAATAGATCCAAAAGGTAATGACTTTAGTAAATATAAAAATGCTACTTTGCTTACGCCAAATAAAAAAGAAGCTTTAGAAGTATTAAAAATTGATACTTTAAATAAAAATAATTTAGAATTAGCAATAAAAAAAATAAAAGATGATTTTAATCTTATGTATTCAATAATTACTTTGTCAGAAGAAGGAATAGCTTTATTTGATGATAGATTAAGAATTATTCCTGCTAAGGCTCTAGAGGTTTATGATGTCACTGGAGCAGGAGATAGTGTGATTGCTATGCTTGCTTTTGCTCTTGCTTTGAAGATAGATATTTTTCAAGCATGCGAATTTGCCAATAAAGCAGCAGCAGTTGTGGTATCAAAAATAGGCAGTGTTAGTGTTAGTTTTGATGAAATCAAGAATTTAGAAAAAGCGTCATTTTTTGAAAAAATTAAAACTAAAGAAGAATTATGTAGTCTGATTAAAGATAAAAAAGTTGTCTTTAGCAATGGCTGCTTTGATATTTTGCATTTTGGACATATTAAATATCTTGAAAAAGCTAAAAAAATGGGGCAAATTTTAGTTGTGGGATTAAATTCGGATCAAAGCGTTAAAAGATTAAAAGGACAAGAAAGACCAATTAATCATGAATTTGAAAGAGCTTGTATGTTGGCAAGTCTGTATTTCGTAGATTATGTTGTAATTTTTGATGAAGATACTCCTTATGAACTAATACAATATCTAAAACCCGATATTTTAGTTAAAGGAGCTGATTATAAAAATAAAGAGATTATTGGATCGAATTTGGTAAATAAAGTTGAATTAATAGAATTTGAGAAAGGTTTTAGTACTAGTGATGTAATTAAAAAGATAAAAAAATAA
- the lysS gene encoding lysine--tRNA ligase yields MFDNILEQQKIQKVQELRKIGINPYAHFLKKEMSVSQYKEKFFYIKDLENQRDEGVGGILAGRLKLLRIAGKSIFANIEDEQDNIQIYFNQNILGQEYFDTLKKYLEVGDIVLVEGFPFMTKTGEFSIHVKQIQLVTKAIVPLPEKYHGLTDIEQRYRKRYVDMIMNSQVRKDFILRSKIISYIRAFFENKGFLEVETPMMHPIAGGANAKPFITHHNALGVERFLRIAPELYLKRLIVGGFEAVYEVNRCFRNEGMDLTHNPEFTTIEFYWAYHNYNDLMDLTEELFATLLEKLNLDTKIDFDEKVIDFSKPFERISYKDALKKYGNLNDTIINDREKIILKLQSDGIEVNEKLELGHLQAELFDNYVEDKLINPTFVVDFPISISPLSRRSDEDESIAERFELFIAGREIANGFNELNDPLDQYERFLKQIEAKNAGDEEACEMDEDFVNALGYAMAPTAGEGIGIDRLVMLLLNKKSIRDVILFPAMRPIKSEIKGE; encoded by the coding sequence ATGTTTGATAATATTTTAGAGCAACAAAAAATTCAAAAAGTACAAGAATTAAGAAAAATAGGAATTAATCCATATGCTCATTTTTTAAAAAAAGAAATGAGTGTATCTCAATATAAAGAGAAATTTTTTTATATTAAAGATCTGGAAAACCAAAGAGATGAAGGTGTAGGTGGGATTTTAGCTGGGAGATTAAAATTACTTAGGATTGCTGGGAAGTCTATTTTTGCAAATATTGAAGATGAGCAAGATAATATACAAATTTATTTTAATCAAAATATTTTAGGTCAAGAATACTTTGATACTTTAAAAAAATATCTTGAAGTAGGAGATATTGTTTTAGTCGAGGGTTTCCCTTTTATGACTAAAACTGGTGAATTTAGTATACATGTAAAACAAATTCAGCTTGTAACAAAAGCCATTGTGCCCTTGCCTGAAAAATATCATGGATTGACTGATATTGAGCAAAGATATAGAAAACGATATGTAGATATGATTATGAATTCACAAGTTAGAAAAGATTTTATTTTGCGTTCTAAGATTATATCTTATATTAGGGCTTTTTTTGAAAACAAGGGATTTTTGGAGGTTGAAACTCCTATGATGCATCCTATTGCTGGTGGTGCAAATGCAAAACCTTTCATTACTCACCATAATGCTTTAGGGGTGGAAAGATTTTTAAGGATTGCTCCTGAATTATACTTAAAACGATTGATTGTTGGCGGTTTTGAAGCGGTTTATGAAGTTAATAGATGTTTTAGAAATGAAGGTATGGATCTCACTCATAATCCAGAATTTACAACCATTGAATTTTATTGGGCATACCATAACTATAACGATTTAATGGATTTAACAGAAGAATTATTCGCTACGTTGTTAGAAAAATTAAATTTAGATACTAAAATTGATTTCGATGAAAAAGTGATTGATTTTTCAAAACCCTTTGAAAGAATTTCCTACAAAGATGCTTTAAAAAAATATGGTAATTTGAATGATACAATAATTAACGATAGAGAAAAAATTATTTTAAAATTGCAGAGTGATGGTATTGAAGTAAATGAAAAATTAGAATTAGGACATTTACAAGCTGAGCTTTTTGATAATTATGTAGAAGATAAGCTTATAAATCCAACCTTTGTTGTTGATTTTCCAATTTCTATTAGCCCATTGTCTAGAAGAAGTGATGAGGATGAAAGTATTGCAGAAAGATTTGAGTTATTCATTGCTGGTAGAGAAATTGCTAATGGCTTTAATGAGCTAAATGATCCACTTGATCAGTATGAAAGATTTTTAAAACAAATTGAAGCTAAAAACGCAGGTGATGAAGAAGCGTGTGAGATGGATGAAGATTTTGTGAATGCACTTGGTTATGCTATGGCACCAACCGCTGGAGAAGGAATAGGTATTGACAGACTCGTGATGCTATTATTAAATAAAAAATCAATTCGTGATGTTATCTTGTTTCCTGCAATGCGACCAATAAAGTCTGAAATAAAAGGAGAATGA